In Halanaeroarchaeum sp. HSR-CO, one DNA window encodes the following:
- a CDS encoding metal-dependent hydrolase yields MFVGHEFAAFAIGVVVARRLGANDATALAIGVVAGASAILPDLDLLVAAVAYADSLGGPATASWDGLWSASTAIHRGLSHTLVGGVGVAVVLTAVVHARRTAGAGSKTGSLGAIGIGLVATVGLVSVARVVGAASEMLAIGLVLLGATVLGLVVAGRTSLGVRAILGGALVGLLTHPFGDVFMATPPAVFYPFEVTFLADSVRFAADPTMNLVGIAFVELVTVWAGVAAFASVTSVSLRRAVDPLAALGLAYPLVMVFVPRPTMVDAHWLGFTLAPFGIVGTLTLLGRHHRRRDRLLRALVTGLATVTLAAGSYSFAYLLFFRP; encoded by the coding sequence ATGTTCGTCGGTCACGAGTTCGCCGCGTTCGCCATCGGGGTCGTGGTGGCCCGCCGTCTCGGCGCGAACGACGCGACCGCCCTCGCTATCGGTGTCGTGGCCGGTGCAAGCGCGATACTACCGGATCTCGACCTGCTCGTGGCGGCGGTCGCCTACGCCGACAGCCTCGGGGGACCGGCGACCGCCTCCTGGGACGGCCTGTGGAGCGCCTCGACCGCCATCCACCGTGGTCTCTCGCACACGCTCGTCGGTGGAGTGGGCGTCGCCGTCGTTCTCACGGCCGTCGTCCACGCTCGACGGACGGCGGGGGCTGGATCGAAGACGGGATCACTCGGGGCTATCGGAATCGGTCTCGTGGCGACGGTCGGCCTCGTCTCGGTGGCGCGAGTCGTCGGCGCAGCGAGCGAGATGCTCGCCATCGGGCTGGTCCTGCTGGGGGCCACCGTCCTCGGCCTCGTCGTCGCGGGTCGCACGTCGCTCGGAGTGCGAGCGATCCTCGGTGGAGCGCTCGTCGGCCTCCTCACGCACCCGTTCGGAGACGTCTTCATGGCGACGCCACCCGCCGTGTTCTACCCCTTCGAGGTCACCTTCCTGGCCGATAGTGTTCGCTTCGCCGCCGACCCGACGATGAACCTCGTGGGTATCGCGTTCGTGGAACTGGTGACGGTGTGGGCCGGGGTGGCTGCGTTCGCGAGCGTGACCAGCGTCTCGCTCCGACGGGCAGTCGACCCGCTGGCGGCACTCGGTCTCGCCTACCCACTCGTCATGGTGTTCGTCCCCCGCCCCACGATGGTCGATGCCCACTGGCTGGGGTTCACGCTCGCGCCGTTCGGCATCGTGGGAACCCTCACGCTCCTCGGGAGACACCACCGGCGCCGGGACAGGCTGCTGCGCGCGCTCGTCACCGGACTCGCGACGGTAACGCTCGCCGCCGGCTCGTACTCCTTCGCGTACCTGCTGTTCTTTCGCCCGTAG
- a CDS encoding helix-turn-helix domain-containing protein → MSMVYVRFRLDHPIFRETLRQVPEAELQWVRNTPTSTGSRLLFWASVEDGDAFRRAVADDPTVEEVVRTIPVDDRYLCQVELTESGTDTDLYPILLDTASVVRDATVTVDGWDCHFGFADSAAIARFFDTAREQGIDFEIDRVYEPRRSDDFDTGLTAAQREALVTALELGYFEVPRTEGLETLGEKLDISDTAASERIRRGTRSLITNVVLPDIESADELSGQ, encoded by the coding sequence ATGAGCATGGTGTACGTCAGATTCCGCCTCGACCATCCCATCTTCCGGGAGACCCTCCGACAGGTTCCCGAGGCGGAACTCCAGTGGGTGCGAAACACTCCCACGTCTACGGGGTCTCGACTCCTGTTCTGGGCGTCCGTCGAGGACGGTGACGCCTTCCGCCGGGCCGTGGCCGACGATCCGACTGTCGAGGAGGTAGTACGTACGATTCCGGTCGACGACCGCTACCTCTGCCAGGTCGAACTGACCGAGTCGGGTACCGACACCGACCTCTATCCCATCCTCCTCGACACCGCGAGTGTGGTACGTGATGCCACCGTTACCGTCGATGGGTGGGACTGTCACTTCGGATTCGCCGATTCGGCAGCCATCGCCCGGTTTTTCGATACGGCTCGGGAGCAGGGGATCGACTTCGAGATCGACCGGGTGTACGAACCGCGGCGGAGCGACGACTTCGATACTGGACTGACGGCTGCCCAGCGCGAGGCGCTCGTCACCGCGCTGGAACTGGGGTATTTCGAGGTGCCGCGAACGGAGGGACTCGAGACGCTGGGCGAAAAACTCGATATCTCCGACACGGCGGCGTCCGAGCGGATCCGACGCGGGACCCGGTCGCTCATCACCAACGTCGTGCTTCCGGATATCGAGTCAGCGGACGAGCTATCGGGGCAATGA
- a CDS encoding MarR family transcriptional regulator, whose product MKRRTADVVVGGAIALVVIAGLIASWQAWQASQRASSGMMMNGMMTTSMSTGPSPIWILFGTVAVVAIIGVGYVVVREERTRQTAPRFERSPSAAHTATDGVVDGAENVAGTGSETATTEEQDDGADSESTANGQESAGVSSRPSVLDVLPEDERRILEPVIESPGVTQIALRDRADFSKSKVSQTVSDLEKRGLLSRERQGRTYRIYPTDELTNQG is encoded by the coding sequence GTGAAACGACGGACGGCCGACGTCGTCGTCGGTGGCGCCATCGCCCTGGTCGTCATCGCCGGTCTCATCGCCTCCTGGCAGGCCTGGCAGGCGTCCCAACGGGCCAGTTCGGGGATGATGATGAACGGCATGATGACCACCTCGATGTCCACCGGTCCCTCCCCCATCTGGATCCTCTTCGGGACCGTCGCGGTCGTCGCGATCATCGGGGTCGGGTACGTCGTCGTTCGCGAGGAGAGGACGCGACAGACCGCCCCGCGGTTCGAACGGTCACCGTCGGCGGCACACACCGCAACCGATGGCGTGGTGGATGGTGCCGAGAACGTCGCTGGAACAGGGTCCGAGACCGCCACGACCGAGGAGCAGGATGACGGTGCCGACTCCGAATCGACAGCGAATGGGCAGGAGTCGGCCGGGGTGTCGTCCCGGCCGTCGGTGCTGGACGTCCTCCCCGAGGACGAACGACGGATCCTCGAACCGGTGATCGAATCGCCCGGGGTGACCCAGATCGCACTCCGCGACCGCGCCGACTTCTCGAAGAGCAAGGTGAGCCAGACCGTGAGCGACCTGGAGAAGCGCGGCCTCCTCAGCCGCGAACGACAGGGACGGACCTATCGCATCTACCCGACCGACGAACTCACCAACCAGGGGTGA
- a CDS encoding thioredoxin domain-containing protein, producing MTDPTERNRLEDEESPYLQAHADNPVNWQPWDDAALEAARERDVPIFLSIGYSSCHWCHVMAEESFEDPAVAERLNREFVPIKVDREERPDIDSIYMTVCRLVSQGGCGWPLSVWLTPDGRPFFVGTYFPNEAQHGRPAFGDLLDDISASWETDRDDLEARAEQWLAAAKGELEDVPIPSEKTPGSDLLERAADSFVQQADRTYGGFGRGQKFPQVGRLLALARVADRTGDEEARAVLTESLDAMAEGGLRDQLGGGFHRYCVDRNWTVPHFEKMLYDNAEIPRAFLAGYQLTGEERYADVVAETVDFVDRELRHPDGGFYSTLDARSPPPGDRETEGRGEEGVFYTWTPQSVTVAMDEKAAIDDSDAAAGVLADLFSARFGVTETGNFEGQSVLTQSTSVAELADDFDRDEETVESLLAVAAGRARAARDDRPRPPRDEKVLAGWNGLLITTLAEAALTLDDERYARMGTQALAFVRDHLWDGETLAHRYKDGDVTGEGYLEDYAFLARGALALHGATGDLEPLAFALDLGRAIRDRFWDDAQETLFFTTEQGDGLPVRPQEVSDQSTPSSTGVAVAVLSALDAFDPDGGFASVAERVLRTHAESIREAPGQYSTLALAADDHALGHLEVTIAAETIPRGWRQMLGEQYVQARLLTRRPPDDETLAEWLEALSLDEAPPIWAGRAARDGPTAFVCRQACSPPLQEVAHIQEWIDEFRPVG from the coding sequence ATGACCGATCCAACGGAGCGGAACCGCCTCGAGGACGAGGAGAGCCCGTACCTCCAGGCCCACGCCGACAATCCCGTCAACTGGCAGCCCTGGGACGACGCGGCTCTCGAGGCCGCACGCGAACGGGATGTTCCCATCTTTCTCAGCATCGGCTACTCGTCGTGTCACTGGTGTCACGTCATGGCCGAGGAGTCCTTCGAGGACCCCGCCGTCGCCGAACGGTTGAACCGGGAGTTCGTGCCCATCAAGGTCGACCGCGAGGAGCGACCGGATATCGACAGCATCTACATGACCGTCTGTCGGCTGGTCTCCCAGGGTGGCTGTGGCTGGCCGCTGTCGGTCTGGCTCACCCCAGATGGCCGCCCCTTTTTCGTCGGGACGTACTTCCCGAACGAGGCACAACACGGCCGTCCGGCATTCGGTGACCTCCTCGACGATATCTCGGCGTCCTGGGAGACCGACCGTGACGACCTCGAAGCCCGGGCGGAGCAGTGGCTGGCGGCAGCGAAGGGTGAACTCGAAGACGTGCCGATTCCCTCGGAGAAGACGCCCGGCAGCGACCTCCTCGAACGAGCCGCCGATTCGTTCGTCCAGCAAGCCGACCGAACCTACGGCGGATTCGGCCGGGGGCAGAAATTCCCCCAGGTCGGCCGACTCCTCGCCCTGGCGCGGGTCGCCGACCGGACCGGTGACGAGGAGGCGCGAGCGGTCCTAACGGAATCCCTCGATGCCATGGCCGAGGGCGGACTCCGCGACCAGCTCGGGGGCGGCTTCCACCGCTACTGCGTCGATCGGAACTGGACGGTCCCGCACTTCGAGAAGATGCTCTACGACAACGCCGAGATTCCGCGGGCCTTCCTCGCCGGTTATCAGTTGACCGGCGAGGAGCGCTACGCCGACGTCGTCGCGGAGACCGTGGACTTCGTCGACCGCGAACTCCGGCACCCCGACGGTGGCTTCTACAGCACCCTCGACGCCAGGAGTCCCCCACCGGGCGACCGGGAAACCGAGGGACGTGGCGAGGAAGGGGTGTTCTACACGTGGACGCCCCAGTCGGTCACGGTAGCGATGGACGAGAAGGCCGCAATCGACGATTCAGACGCCGCGGCCGGAGTGCTCGCCGACCTGTTCTCGGCACGCTTTGGCGTGACCGAGACGGGGAACTTCGAGGGGCAGTCGGTTCTCACGCAGTCGACGTCCGTCGCGGAACTGGCGGACGACTTCGACCGCGACGAGGAGACGGTCGAGTCACTGCTGGCGGTGGCGGCGGGGCGGGCCCGCGCCGCACGGGACGACCGCCCACGGCCACCCCGCGACGAGAAGGTGCTGGCCGGCTGGAACGGCCTGCTGATCACCACGCTCGCCGAGGCCGCACTCACACTCGACGACGAGCGATACGCGAGGATGGGGACCCAGGCACTCGCATTCGTCCGCGACCACCTCTGGGACGGCGAGACGCTCGCGCACCGCTACAAGGACGGCGACGTCACGGGAGAGGGCTACCTCGAGGACTACGCCTTCCTCGCCCGCGGCGCCCTCGCACTCCACGGTGCGACCGGGGACCTCGAGCCGCTCGCCTTCGCGCTCGACCTGGGCCGAGCCATTCGGGACCGCTTCTGGGACGATGCCCAGGAGACGCTCTTCTTCACGACCGAGCAGGGTGATGGGCTCCCGGTTCGGCCCCAGGAGGTCTCGGATCAGTCGACGCCCTCGAGTACCGGGGTCGCGGTCGCGGTGCTCTCGGCGCTCGACGCCTTCGACCCCGACGGCGGCTTCGCCTCGGTGGCCGAGCGCGTGCTCAGGACACACGCCGAATCGATACGGGAGGCCCCGGGTCAGTATTCGACGCTGGCACTCGCAGCGGACGACCACGCACTGGGCCACCTCGAGGTGACGATTGCCGCCGAAACCATCCCCCGCGGGTGGCGGCAGATGCTTGGCGAGCAGTACGTCCAGGCCCGCTTGCTCACCCGGCGGCCCCCGGACGACGAGACGCTCGCCGAGTGGCTCGAAGCACTCTCACTCGACGAGGCACCGCCGATCTGGGCGGGTCGTGCGGCCCGAGACGGCCCGACCGCGTTCGTCTGCCGGCAGGCCTGTTCACCGCCGCTCCAGGAGGTGGCCCATATCCAAGAGTGGATCGACGAGTTCCGACCGGTCGGCTGA
- a CDS encoding DsrE family protein, whose translation MEIGIIVETNDPGTIWNGFRFANTALDAGHDVRTFLLGDGVEAPDLRGDGVNVHGAMIKYQRNGGELDACGTCMDSRDLEPTDLRPHSTMDDLLDIVESSTKTVTFG comes from the coding sequence ATGGAGATCGGCATCATCGTGGAGACGAACGACCCCGGAACGATCTGGAACGGGTTCCGCTTCGCGAACACCGCACTGGACGCTGGCCACGACGTGCGGACCTTCCTGCTGGGAGATGGCGTCGAGGCCCCCGACCTGCGAGGAGACGGCGTCAACGTTCACGGAGCCATGATCAAGTACCAGCGCAACGGTGGCGAACTCGACGCGTGCGGGACGTGCATGGACTCCCGCGACCTCGAACCGACCGACCTCAGACCACACTCGACGATGGACGACCTGCTCGACATCGTCGAATCGTCGACGAAGACGGTCACGTTCGGGTAG